Part of the bacterium genome, CGGTGCCCCCCACCGAGCGTGGCTCGTCGGCGAGGAGCTGGTGCGACCCCGCGAATGCCCGATTGAAGAAGCCCGAGTCTCCGCTCTCGACGATCACCTCTCCTTCGCCCGCCTCGAGCGCCGGTGAGACCACCTCCTCCATGTAATGGGCGGCCCAGGCTGCCAGCACCTTGCCCACGTAGAGCGCGTCCGACTCGCGCGCCAACAGCAGATGATCGGCGGCGTCCAGCGAGACAAAGCTCTTGGGGTGACGGGCAGCCTGGTAGATCTTGCGCGCATGGTCGATCGAGACAATCTCGTCCTGCGGCGAATGGAAGATCATGAGCGGCATACCCAGATCCTGGATCGCCGCTTCGAGATCGGTCGCGGCCAGGTCGTCGAGCAGATGCCGTCCGATCCGAACCGATCGGCCGACGACGTCGACTTCTACCTCTTCCTGATGGGCAAGCTCGGGGGCCATATGAAGGAGACTGTGCTCGAGATGGCGCGTGTCGCTCGGAGCGGCCAGCGTTGCCACCGCTCGCGCCTCCGGGATCCTGGAGGCTCCCGCCAAGACCGCGGCCCCGCCCAGGCTATGGCCCACGAGCAGATCCGGCGCGCGGTATTCGCGGCGCAAATAGTCGGCCGCCGCGACGAGATCGTCGAGATTCGTCGAGAAGTTGGTATCTGCAAAGTCGCCCGCGCTTTCCCCGACGCCGGTGAAGTCGAACCGGAACACCGCGAACCCCTCGTCGACCAGCGCTCGCGCGATCCGAACCACTCCCTTGGCGTCTTTTGAACAGGTAAAGCAATGCGCGACCAGGGCCAGCCCGCGCGGCTCGAAAGGTGGGCGCTCGAGATGGGCCGCCAGCTCCGCTCCCAGGGAGCCTGGGAATCGCACTCTGAGTTTCGACATCACATACCTCCTCCTACGAATTGCCGTTAGACTAGCGCGAGAGGCTCGCCTGAGAAGGCTAGAAGGGAGAAATCACATGGCTACGGTCTTCTTCACCGGCTTTCCCGGTTTCCTGGGCTCCGAGCTCTTGCCCCGAGTCCTCGAACGCCGAGACAAGGATCGCGCGGTCTGCCTGGTGCAACCCAAGTTCGTGGACCTCGCCGAACAAAGAGTCGCCGATCTCACCGGGAGCCACCGGGAATTGGCGGGCAGGATCGATCTCGTCTGCGGCGATATCACCGAGGCCGGACTCGGGCTCGAAAACCCAGCGGACCTGGCCGAAGACGTGTCCGAGATCTTTCACCTGGCCGCCGTCTATGACCTGATGGTCCGGCGCCCCGTTGCCGTTCGTATCAACGTGGACGGAACCCGTCACATGCTCGACTTTGCGGAGCA contains:
- a CDS encoding alpha/beta fold hydrolase: MSKLRVRFPGSLGAELAAHLERPPFEPRGLALVAHCFTCSKDAKGVVRIARALVDEGFAVFRFDFTGVGESAGDFADTNFSTNLDDLVAAADYLRREYRAPDLLVGHSLGGAAVLAGASRIPEARAVATLAAPSDTRHLEHSLLHMAPELAHQEEVEVDVVGRSVRIGRHLLDDLAATDLEAAIQDLGMPLMIFHSPQDEIVSIDHARKIYQAARHPKSFVSLDAADHLLLARESDALYVGKVLAAWAAHYMEEVVSPALEAGEGEVIVESGDSGFFNRAFAGSHQLLADEPRSVGGTDRGPTPYGLLLAALGACKSMTLRMYAERKKWPLERVSVRLEHEKIHAQDCSECESEEGRVDRIQAVLRVTGDLSEGQRQRLLEIADRCPVHRTLTSETVISTELEPEA